The following proteins come from a genomic window of Gossypium raimondii isolate GPD5lz chromosome 5, ASM2569854v1, whole genome shotgun sequence:
- the LOC105768066 gene encoding uncharacterized protein LOC105768066 isoform X1 — MPRKVNCGIDYDDGYDDDFDDYDYGYDVEENVKEPSLQDTIKRGVWRCSVCTYDNDDTMSSCDICGILRSPSVSNGTYDEKRTVHGICKVSGVSIMAKSLFASRPHQMSKKEVDSQQQNDDFVVKENNNFHMLGNNQGQFHEFHKAYSSPTHSRINIAPFKFDVPSPDDLVSNGLHSSAQHSKAKIFDFKSSRAPSRGVGKNEAVKVLSSAKSSDSSHDSTGKDKHDGIIFSKNLEINTSSGFKASDKSSASMAKGRVEDSDGRSVSINLCSSGQSSSSLMPKERTDMVEDGSSLTHGGEGHLTSNLKNMTLGAKSGNSKDIKANSRAQYKPEKWMFPEKAEGSLTQLNLAIVGHVDSGKSTLSGRLLHLLGRISRKEMHKYEKESKLQGKGSFAYAWALDESAEERERGVTMTVAVTYLDSKRYHVVVLDSPGHKDFVPNMITGATQADAAILVIDASIGSFEAGMDGTKGQTREHAQLIRSFGVDQIIVAVNKMDAVEYSKDRFDLIKSQLGTFLRSCDFKDSSVTWIPLSAVENQNLVVAPSDLRLSWYHGPYLLDAIDSFQPSSRDFSKPLLMPICDVIKSSQGQVSACGKLEAGAVRSGSKVLVMPSADIATVRSLERDSQTCSIARAGDNVAINLHGIDGNHVIAGGVLCHPDFPVAFAKHLELKVLVVDGATPILMGSQLEFYAHHAKEAARVARISSLLDSKTGKVAKKAPRCIVAKQSAVIELVLQESICIEMFSKCKALGRVFLRTLGRTVAVGVVTRIVEELV; from the exons ATGCCTCGAAAAGTTAATTGTGGAATTGATTATGATGATGGttatgatgatgattttgatgaCTACGACTATGGATATGATGTAGAAGAAAATG TGAAAGAACCTTCTCTGCAAGACACTATCAAACGTGGTGTGTGGCGTTGCTCCGTTTGTACTTATGATAATGATGATACCATGTCATCATGTGATATTTGTGGCATTCTTCGCAGTCCATCAGTCAGTAATGGCACCTATGATGAGAAGAGAACAG TTCATGGCATATGCAAAGTTTCTGGAGTATCTATTATGGCCAAGTCTCTTTTCGCATCAAGGCCGCATCAGATGTCCAAAAAAGAAGTAGATTCTCAACAACAGAATGATGATTTTGTGGTGAAAGAGAACAATAACTTCCACATGCTTGGGAATAACCAAGGacaatttcatgaatttcataaGGCTTATAGTTCTCCTACCCATTCCCGTATTAATATAG CCCCTTTTAAGTTTGATGTTCCATCTCCAGATGACTTGGTTTCCAATGGTCTGCATTCATCTGCACAGCATTCAAAAG CCAAGATTTTTGACTTTAAATCTTCCAGAGCTCCCTCTAGGGGGGTTGGGAAGAATGAGGCAGTTAAAGTACTATCAAGTGCTAAAAGTTCAGATAGCTCACATGACTCAACGGGAAAAGACAAGCACGATGGGATTATCTTCTCAAAGAATCTAGAAATCAATACATCATCAGGTTTCAAAGCTTCAGATAAATCTTCTGCTTCAATGGCAAAAGGCAGAGTTGAAGATTCAGATGGAAGAAGTGTTTCTATTAATTTGTGTTCTAGTGGTCAAAGCTCATCATCATTGATGCCAAAAGAAAGAACTGATATGGTGGAAGATGGAAGCTCTTTAACGCATGGAGGTGAGGGACATCTCACTAGTAATCTGAAAAACATGACTTTGGGTGCTAAATCTGGGAACTCAAAAGATATAAAAGCAAATTCACGTGCACAGTATAAGCCTGAAAAGTGGATGTTCCCTGAAAAAGCAGAAGGTTCACTGACTCAACTAAATCTTGCAATT GTTGGGCATGTTGATTCTGGAAAATCAACACTCTCTGGTAGACTGCTTCACCTTTTGGGACGAATATCCCGAAAAGAAATGCACAAATATGAAAAGGAGTCCAAATTGCAG GGAAAAGGATCCTTTGCTTATGCTTGGGCATTGGATGAGAGTGCGGAAGAAAGGGAAAGGGGAGTCACCATGACTGTGGCTGTAACTTATTTGGATTCAAAAAGATATCATGTTGTTGTCCTTGACTCCCCAGGGCACAAAGATTTTGTTCCAAATATGATAACTGGGGCAACACAAGCTGATGCTGCAATTCTTGTTATAGATGCCTCTATTGGTTCATTTGAAGCTGGTATGGATGGCACAAAGGGACAGACAAGGGAGCATGCACAACTCATCAGAAGTTTTGGTGTTGATCAAATTATAGTTGCAGTTAACAAGATGGATGCTGTAGAGTACTCTAAGGAtcgatttgatttgataaaatcaCAGCTTGGGACATTTCTCCGCTCTTGTGACTTTAAGGATTCCTCAGTCACATGGATTCCGCTAAGCGCTGTTGAGAATCAGAATTTAGTAGTTGCACCTTCTGATCTTCGTCTATCCTG GTATCATGGACCTTATCTATTAGATGCAATTGATTCCTTCCAGCCTTCTAGCAGAGATTTTTCAAAGCCCCTACTTATGCCTATATGTGATGTTATAAAATCTTCACAAGGGCAGGTGTCTGCCTGTGGCAAGTTAGAGGCTGGAGCTGTTCGAAGTGGATCAAAG GTTTTAGTCATGCCATCTGCAGATATAGCAACCGTGCGTTCCTTAGAGCGTGATTCCCAGACTTGTTCAATTGCAAGAGCTGGAGATAATGTAGCTATCAACCTGCACGGGATAGATGGAAATCATGTGATAGCTGGTGGTGTGTTGTGTCATCCTGATTTTCCAGTTGCATTTGCAAAACATTTGGAGTTGAAGGTGCTTGTTGTGGATGGTGCAACACCAATTTTAATGGGTTCTCAG TTGGAGTTTTATGCACACCATGCAAAGGAAGCTGCAAGAGTTGCAAGGATATCATCATTGCTTGATTCAAAGACTGGGAAAGTCGCAAAGAAAGCACCTCGCTGTATTGTTGCTAAGCAGAGTGCAGTTATTGAG TTGGTTTTGCAGGAATCAATTTGCATTGAAATGTTCTCGAAATGTAAAGCCCTTGGAAGGGTGTTTCTTAGAACATTAGGAAGAACAGTTGCTGTGGGGGTCGTGACCCGAATAGTTGAGGAGCTGGTATAG
- the LOC105768068 gene encoding cytoplasmic 60S subunit biogenesis factor REI1 homolog 1, with protein sequence MPGLTCNACNKEFLDDADQKLHYKSDWHRYNLKRKVAGVPGVTEALFLARQSALAQEKEKQNETPMLYSCGVCGKGYRSSKAYSQHLKSRAHIMQASQGTNHPQEVKAIIKPLPRRTVNKPPQPRDRNDDESQDEWEEVDPEEELVGQAANSLTHLNVTEDGAGDEMEEEEEEEEELDPCCCFMCDLEHDTIESCMVHMHKLHGFFIPDVEYLKDPEGLLTYLGLKVKRDFMCLYCNERCHPFASLEAVRKHMAAKGHCKVHYGDGDEEEEAELEEFYDYSSSYVDESGKQLVAAGDTGNSVELVGGSELVITKRSDEGILSKTLGSREYMRYYRQKPRPSPANNMAITAALASRYRSMGIATVQSREQMVRMKVMKAMNRGGVEAMRTKVGVKNNVIRNLPKNVPY encoded by the exons ATGCCGGGTCTAACCTGCAACGCATGTAACAAAGAATTCCTGGACGATGCAGACCAGAAGCTTCATTACAAGTCTGATTGGCATCGCTACAATCTCAAGCGcaag GTAGCTGGAGTTCCGGGAGTGACGGAAGCTCTGTTTCTGGCAAGACAATCGGCACTTGCTCAAGAGAAAGAGAAGCAGAATGAGACCCCCATGCTTTACAGTTGTGGTGTTTGTGGCAAGGGCTATCGAAGTTCCAAGGCTTATTCTCAGCATCTCAAGTCACGAGCCCATATCATGCAGGCTTCTCAAGGGACCAATCACCCTCAAGAGGTGAAGGCAATTATCAAGCCACTTCCTCGTCGAACCGTGAACAAACCTCCCCAACCCAGGGATAGAAATGATGATGAAAGCCAAGATGAGTGGGAGGAAGTTGATCCAGAAGAAGAGTTGGTTGGTCAGGCTGCAAATTCTTTAACCCATTTGAATGTTACCGAGGATGGAGCTGGTGATGAAatggaagaagaagaggaggaggaggaggagctAGATCCATGCTGTTGTTTTATGTGCGACCTTGAGCATGATACCATTGAAAGTTGCATGGTTCACATGCATAAGTTACATGGTTTCTTCATACCTGATGTTGAGTATTTGAAGGACCCAGAAGGCTTGCTCACCTATCTTGGCCTTAAG GTTAAGAGGGATTTCATGTGTCTGTATTGTAACGAAAGGTGTCATCCTTTCGCTAGCTTGGAAGCTGTTAGGAAACATATGGCAGCCAAAGGTCATTGCAAGGTGCATTATGGTGATGGTGATGAAGAAGAGGAAGCAGAGTTGGAAGAATTCTATGATTATAGCAGCAG CTACGTGGATGAGAGTGGGAAGCAGTTGGTTGCAGCTGGTGATACAGGCAACTCAGTAGAACTTGTCGGTGGTTCAGAGCTTGTTATAACCAAAAGAAGTGATGAGGGAATATTGAGTAAAACACTTGGTTCCCGAGAATACATGCGCTACTATCGGCAGAAGCCTCGTCCATCACCTGCAAATAACATGGCCATTACAGCTGCCTTGGCCTCAAG GTACAGGAGTATGGGCATAGCAACCGTGCAGTCAAGAGAGCAAATGGTGAGAATGAAAGTGATGAAAGCAATGAATAGAGGGGGTGTGGAGGCAATGCGTACAAAAGTTGGCGTGAAGAATAATGTCATTCGGAACTTGCCCAAGAATGTTCCGTATTAG
- the LOC105768066 gene encoding uncharacterized protein LOC105768066 isoform X2, producing the protein MPRKVNCGIDYDDGYDDDFDDYDYGYDVEENVKEPSLQDTIKRGVWRCSVCTYDNDDTMSSCDICGILRSPSVSNGTYDEKRTAPFKFDVPSPDDLVSNGLHSSAQHSKAKIFDFKSSRAPSRGVGKNEAVKVLSSAKSSDSSHDSTGKDKHDGIIFSKNLEINTSSGFKASDKSSASMAKGRVEDSDGRSVSINLCSSGQSSSSLMPKERTDMVEDGSSLTHGGEGHLTSNLKNMTLGAKSGNSKDIKANSRAQYKPEKWMFPEKAEGSLTQLNLAIVGHVDSGKSTLSGRLLHLLGRISRKEMHKYEKESKLQGKGSFAYAWALDESAEERERGVTMTVAVTYLDSKRYHVVVLDSPGHKDFVPNMITGATQADAAILVIDASIGSFEAGMDGTKGQTREHAQLIRSFGVDQIIVAVNKMDAVEYSKDRFDLIKSQLGTFLRSCDFKDSSVTWIPLSAVENQNLVVAPSDLRLSWYHGPYLLDAIDSFQPSSRDFSKPLLMPICDVIKSSQGQVSACGKLEAGAVRSGSKVLVMPSADIATVRSLERDSQTCSIARAGDNVAINLHGIDGNHVIAGGVLCHPDFPVAFAKHLELKVLVVDGATPILMGSQLEFYAHHAKEAARVARISSLLDSKTGKVAKKAPRCIVAKQSAVIELVLQESICIEMFSKCKALGRVFLRTLGRTVAVGVVTRIVEELV; encoded by the exons ATGCCTCGAAAAGTTAATTGTGGAATTGATTATGATGATGGttatgatgatgattttgatgaCTACGACTATGGATATGATGTAGAAGAAAATG TGAAAGAACCTTCTCTGCAAGACACTATCAAACGTGGTGTGTGGCGTTGCTCCGTTTGTACTTATGATAATGATGATACCATGTCATCATGTGATATTTGTGGCATTCTTCGCAGTCCATCAGTCAGTAATGGCACCTATGATGAGAAGAGAACAG CCCCTTTTAAGTTTGATGTTCCATCTCCAGATGACTTGGTTTCCAATGGTCTGCATTCATCTGCACAGCATTCAAAAG CCAAGATTTTTGACTTTAAATCTTCCAGAGCTCCCTCTAGGGGGGTTGGGAAGAATGAGGCAGTTAAAGTACTATCAAGTGCTAAAAGTTCAGATAGCTCACATGACTCAACGGGAAAAGACAAGCACGATGGGATTATCTTCTCAAAGAATCTAGAAATCAATACATCATCAGGTTTCAAAGCTTCAGATAAATCTTCTGCTTCAATGGCAAAAGGCAGAGTTGAAGATTCAGATGGAAGAAGTGTTTCTATTAATTTGTGTTCTAGTGGTCAAAGCTCATCATCATTGATGCCAAAAGAAAGAACTGATATGGTGGAAGATGGAAGCTCTTTAACGCATGGAGGTGAGGGACATCTCACTAGTAATCTGAAAAACATGACTTTGGGTGCTAAATCTGGGAACTCAAAAGATATAAAAGCAAATTCACGTGCACAGTATAAGCCTGAAAAGTGGATGTTCCCTGAAAAAGCAGAAGGTTCACTGACTCAACTAAATCTTGCAATT GTTGGGCATGTTGATTCTGGAAAATCAACACTCTCTGGTAGACTGCTTCACCTTTTGGGACGAATATCCCGAAAAGAAATGCACAAATATGAAAAGGAGTCCAAATTGCAG GGAAAAGGATCCTTTGCTTATGCTTGGGCATTGGATGAGAGTGCGGAAGAAAGGGAAAGGGGAGTCACCATGACTGTGGCTGTAACTTATTTGGATTCAAAAAGATATCATGTTGTTGTCCTTGACTCCCCAGGGCACAAAGATTTTGTTCCAAATATGATAACTGGGGCAACACAAGCTGATGCTGCAATTCTTGTTATAGATGCCTCTATTGGTTCATTTGAAGCTGGTATGGATGGCACAAAGGGACAGACAAGGGAGCATGCACAACTCATCAGAAGTTTTGGTGTTGATCAAATTATAGTTGCAGTTAACAAGATGGATGCTGTAGAGTACTCTAAGGAtcgatttgatttgataaaatcaCAGCTTGGGACATTTCTCCGCTCTTGTGACTTTAAGGATTCCTCAGTCACATGGATTCCGCTAAGCGCTGTTGAGAATCAGAATTTAGTAGTTGCACCTTCTGATCTTCGTCTATCCTG GTATCATGGACCTTATCTATTAGATGCAATTGATTCCTTCCAGCCTTCTAGCAGAGATTTTTCAAAGCCCCTACTTATGCCTATATGTGATGTTATAAAATCTTCACAAGGGCAGGTGTCTGCCTGTGGCAAGTTAGAGGCTGGAGCTGTTCGAAGTGGATCAAAG GTTTTAGTCATGCCATCTGCAGATATAGCAACCGTGCGTTCCTTAGAGCGTGATTCCCAGACTTGTTCAATTGCAAGAGCTGGAGATAATGTAGCTATCAACCTGCACGGGATAGATGGAAATCATGTGATAGCTGGTGGTGTGTTGTGTCATCCTGATTTTCCAGTTGCATTTGCAAAACATTTGGAGTTGAAGGTGCTTGTTGTGGATGGTGCAACACCAATTTTAATGGGTTCTCAG TTGGAGTTTTATGCACACCATGCAAAGGAAGCTGCAAGAGTTGCAAGGATATCATCATTGCTTGATTCAAAGACTGGGAAAGTCGCAAAGAAAGCACCTCGCTGTATTGTTGCTAAGCAGAGTGCAGTTATTGAG TTGGTTTTGCAGGAATCAATTTGCATTGAAATGTTCTCGAAATGTAAAGCCCTTGGAAGGGTGTTTCTTAGAACATTAGGAAGAACAGTTGCTGTGGGGGTCGTGACCCGAATAGTTGAGGAGCTGGTATAG